One Streptococcus sp. zg-86 DNA window includes the following coding sequences:
- the trxA gene encoding thioredoxin: MVQAVTDANFVEETKEGLVLIDFWATWCGPCRMQAPILEQLAEEIHEDELKILKMDVDENPNTAREFGIMSIPTLLFKKDGEVVKQVAGVHSKDQIKAIIAEFA; encoded by the coding sequence ATGGTTCAAGCAGTTACTGATGCAAACTTTGTCGAAGAAACCAAAGAAGGTCTTGTATTGATTGATTTTTGGGCAACTTGGTGTGGTCCATGCCGTATGCAAGCCCCTATTTTGGAGCAATTAGCAGAAGAAATCCACGAAGATGAATTGAAAATTTTGAAAATGGATGTGGATGAAAATCCAAATACAGCTCGTGAATTTGGGATTATGTCCATTCCAACCCTTCTCTTTAAAAAAGATGGAGAAGTTGTCAAACAAGTTGCTGGCGTACACAGCAAAGATCAAATTAAAGCAATTATTGCTGAGTTTGCATAA
- a CDS encoding MurR/RpiR family transcriptional regulator produces the protein MTNTRLTDTEEYIWRYINQHFDHIAQLTISELSEAASVSNASIIRTLKKKGFGGFTDFKHDIQLKRRDNLHVLSNHDLSEDTQRSIVKNYQEVIRTLNMIDVDTLEKSIPLIHQAEKIILFARGFSELIASEMLVKFQLVNKYCELHTDPNIIRPISKRLSERTFVIMISLNGETKSLVDAAKNCVENQVPTLLISANQSSSLAKLAPLTLFGFKTDLSYFPDFEVHSRLPLFILSRILLDAYAASLR, from the coding sequence ATGACCAATACCCGATTGACCGATACAGAAGAATACATCTGGCGCTATATCAATCAACATTTTGATCACATCGCTCAATTAACCATTTCTGAATTAAGCGAAGCAGCCAGTGTATCAAACGCCAGCATTATTCGAACCTTAAAAAAGAAAGGATTCGGAGGCTTTACTGACTTTAAACACGACATTCAGTTAAAAAGACGAGACAATCTTCATGTACTATCCAATCACGATTTATCTGAAGACACCCAACGTTCTATTGTAAAAAATTACCAAGAAGTGATTCGAACACTCAACATGATTGATGTTGATACGCTTGAAAAAAGCATACCACTTATACACCAAGCCGAAAAAATCATTCTCTTTGCCAGAGGTTTTTCCGAATTAATTGCTAGTGAGATGCTCGTAAAATTTCAATTGGTCAATAAATATTGCGAACTGCATACTGATCCTAATATTATTCGCCCCATTAGCAAACGATTGTCAGAGCGAACCTTTGTCATTATGATTTCATTAAATGGGGAAACCAAATCTCTTGTAGATGCTGCTAAAAATTGTGTAGAAAATCAGGTACCAACTCTACTCATTAGTGCAAATCAAAGCAGCTCATTAGCCAAATTAGCACCACTCACTCTCTTTGGTTTTAAAACGGACCTCTCTTACTTCCCTGATTTCGAGGTTCATTCCAGACTTCCACTCTTCATCCTATCCCGTATTTTATTAGATGCTTATGCTGCTAGTTTGCGCTAA
- a CDS encoding YbaB/EbfC family nucleoid-associated protein, producing the protein MMNMQQMMKQAQKLQKQMEKSQAELAATEFTGVSAQDLVSVTFTGDKKLVSIAFKPEVVDAEDVETLEEMTIQAVNQALTKIDETTQKKLGAFAGKLPF; encoded by the coding sequence ATGATGAATATGCAACAAATGATGAAGCAAGCGCAAAAATTGCAAAAGCAAATGGAGAAGAGCCAAGCTGAACTGGCCGCAACAGAATTTACCGGAGTATCAGCACAAGACTTGGTTTCCGTCACCTTTACGGGGGATAAAAAGCTCGTTTCTATCGCATTCAAGCCTGAAGTAGTAGATGCAGAGGATGTGGAAACCCTAGAAGAGATGACGATTCAAGCCGTCAATCAAGCCCTTACGAAAATCGATGAAACAACCCAGAAAAAATTAGGGGCATTTGCCGGAAAATTACCTTTTTAA